ATTCTCGATCATCATGGTGAGCAAGCGCCGATCAGTCCAGTCAAGTCCGCAGGGATCCACATTAAACAGTTCCAAGGCTTCGGCTGCTACGCTCTCGGTGATAGTCGCGAGGGATTTTACTTGAGCATAGTCTCGCACACGCTTTAGCAAGCGATTGGCAATGCGGGGCGTTCCACGGGAACGACGAGCAATTTCGGCTGCTCCTGCTGAGGTAATAGCAACCTTGAGGATAACTGCTGCGCGCTGAATAATCTGAGTCAGCTCATCAACTTCATAGAAGCGCAGACGTTGGATTAACCCAAAGCGATCGCGCAGCGGCGAGGTCAAGGCCCCCACACGGGTAGTAGCTCCCACCAAAGTAAAGGGTGGCAAGGGGAGCGATCGGGTGCGAGCAGAGGTACCCTTGCCGATGGTAATGTCAATCCGAGCATCTTCCATGGCTGGATATAGAATTTCCTCGGTAACGCGGGGCAACCGGTGAATTTCATCAATGAACAAAATATCGCCCTTTTGCAGACTCACCAGCAGCCCCACAATATCACGGGGACGCTCTAGGGCTGGAGCCGTGGTAATTTTGCAGCCAACGCCCATTTCCGTTGCCAAAATCAGCGCCATCGTGGTCTTTCCCAAACCCGGCGGGCCATAGAGCAACAGGTGATCCAACGACTCACCTCGTCCTTTAGCCGCTTGAATGGCAATTTGCAGCACATCCTTTAAATCTTTTTGCCCAATGTAGTCTGCCAATCGTTGGGGACGCAGATGATCGTCTGGCTTCGCTGACTCTTCTAGGGTGGCCCTCGGTTCTAGCAGCACATCTGACAAGGGTTGGGAATTTGGTACAGGCAGAGCCTTGTCTGTAGGGTCAAGGGGCGGTGATGTTTGCACAGATGCCAGCAACAACTGTTCCTCACCAGCTTGAGCATTGCTCCGCTGATGGGGATCAGACCCTGTAGACTTGGAAGATACGATCGCCATATCGTCTAGAGTACAGTGTTACTTATCATAGTCTGTTCTGGGGATTCCAGCATTGTTACCCTGTGATTTCCCTGCCCAATTCTGCATGAAGTTCACGTGAATTCCTAACCAGCAGCATTCAACCAAAAAAATGGTTCAGTTTTGTAAATCTAGATTATTCTGAAGCCTGTACAGAAAGTCACATTGCTGCGCCAATGGCTTTGCCCAGCTAGTTGCTAGATTGTCGTTAGGTCTATGACTCAAAATTTTAGTGGCCAACCCTCTCATAACTCAGGGTTTTCAGGGGGCTATTCTCAACAGCCGCCGTCCTACCCGCCGTCAGTGCCCATGTCAGTATTTCGGGAACTGTCAGCCGAGCTACAAGCAACTCGCATTATGCTGGAATCTTTGAATACTCAGAATCAGCAGTTGGTACAGCATAATCAGCGGTTACGTCAAGAGATTGCGCGGATGGTCAATGCAGCGTTGCAAGTGCAGCACATGGCTGATCTGTACCAGCCCACTCAAATTACCATGCCTGACCCAACGTATGTTGATATTGAGTTTGGCCCTGATGCCTATCTGCCTAGCTTGCCAAAGCAGCCACCGACACCTAAGCACCAAGCTCCTCCTCGCAAAGCGGCCTATACGGTTGATTTGTCTAAAGAGTCAAAATCTAGGGAGTCAAAAAAGGAGCCAAAAATAGCACGGGAACCTGTGATTGAGCAAGAAGAGGGACGCTATCGGCGGCCTAAGGCTGGCTCGAAACCCACCACAGACTTGACTGGGCTATGGCTGGTGTTAGTGATTCTGGGGATTGTGATTACAGCATTCGCTGCTGGTTTCTGGATTGTTCGCCCTTTTCTCAGTGATTGATGTCGAGAGCAGATT
This region of Cyanobacteriota bacterium genomic DNA includes:
- the ruvB gene encoding Holliday junction branch migration DNA helicase RuvB; the encoded protein is MAIVSSKSTGSDPHQRSNAQAGEEQLLLASVQTSPPLDPTDKALPVPNSQPLSDVLLEPRATLEESAKPDDHLRPQRLADYIGQKDLKDVLQIAIQAAKGRGESLDHLLLYGPPGLGKTTMALILATEMGVGCKITTAPALERPRDIVGLLVSLQKGDILFIDEIHRLPRVTEEILYPAMEDARIDITIGKGTSARTRSLPLPPFTLVGATTRVGALTSPLRDRFGLIQRLRFYEVDELTQIIQRAAVILKVAITSAGAAEIARRSRGTPRIANRLLKRVRDYAQVKSLATITESVAAEALELFNVDPCGLDWTDRRLLTMMIENFHGGPVGLDTMAAATGEDAQTIEEVYEPYLLQIGYLSRTPRGRIATPAAWKHLGYSLPDSQLSLDC